A segment of the Candidatus Protochlamydia naegleriophila genome:
AGGCAGGAGCCAGTCACGGCTACGCAACCGATCAATAAAGATACGCTTGAGATTTCGCGCGATCAGTTAAAGAAAGAAGCCTTGAATCGCCTGCGGCATACTTCGAAATACATGATTTTCCAAACAGGGTTTATGCGTGTTGGAAAGTATCTTTTTTTAGCGGTCGCTTTTCCTCCTTATTTCGTTATCTATGGAATGCCAAAATGGATTTTGGTCCGTGGCTTGCCGGCTATCATGACGATTTGCACAACAGTAGCTGAGAAAGTTAAGCAGAAGGTTAAAAAGCGCATCGAAGTTGTTCAGCAAAAGGTCAGGCAGGCGGTTCTATCTATGCAGCAGCTTGTGCAGCGCCTGATTAGGCCGATTGTAAGGTTGGCCCTAGATATTGGGCAGGCTTTCCATCGCATGCGGCAGACCGCTCAGGTGTTTGTTAAACAGGTTTTAGTGCAGATTAAGAGCCGATTGAAGAAAATTAATCAGACAATGCAGCTATTTAAGCGCACTTCTGAGAGAGTGGGGCACTTGGGCAAGCGTTTGCAGGACCGGGTTCAAAATGGCAAGCGTGCAGTTCAAGAATGGGCAACGACGCAGCTCAATCACGTGAAGGCATCGTTTAATTGGATCGCGCAGATTCCTCAGTGGGGTGGAGTTCAATTGCAGCGCTTGAGCGGCCGCTTTGAGTCGGTCGGACAAAAGTGGAAGGGAAAATTCGAGGTTTCCAGTACGGCGGCTCGTAAAGGGACTGAATGGCTCGCAAAACAAGCTGAGCGCGGCAAGCAGGGGATTGCGAAGCTGTTGAATCCTCTGAGACGCATTTATCAGCAAGCATTGCAGCCTACATGGCGGCAGGCTTTTAGCTTTTTGCGCGGTCAAAGGCTGCGTTTCAAGGGGTTTTGCGGACAGAAGAAGCAGCGAGCATTGCAGCTTTTGCAGCAAGGGCAAGAAAAATTAAAGCAGGTGAGCTATCAAGAGACACTCGATTGGCTTTGCTCTACTTCGCGCTTTGCTAGCTGGCCAGCCTTTTTGCAGTTAATCATTCAAAAAGTTATGGGAAATAGCCTCTTTCAGCTTATTTTCAAAGGAAGTTTTAAGGCGGCAGCGTCTTGTTTAGTTGTCTTCTTAAAAGGATTTGGCTTCTTGATTAACAATGTGTCTCAGGTCTTTCAACTCTTTCGAAATGGGCTAAAGACTCTTTTTCATTCGATTCAGTCGGCAATTTCTTTAGGAACCCGCTTTGTGGCTAGGGGAATTGGCATCGGGAATAGTGGAATTAAAAAGGGCGTTTATGGATCGCTCTTATTCATGATCATGTTGAGCATAATTTGTGCATGGGGTTTTCAATTGCTCGGAGACTTGATGCAAAAGCTTTCTAAGGCCATTCCGTTCAAATCTACCAAAGTGGCCATGCAGGATGAGTAAGAAGGTTTTTTTTAGCATCCATTTATTCATGGTGCGCTTTATTGTGCTGTTGCTAACTATTTGTAGCCTAACGTATTTTTCTTATAGCGATCCCGCTAACCAGGAATCAGCAAGAAGTGAGCAGATTGGCGAGGCTGCCTTCGGGGTTCAATCGACGAGCTATCACCTTCCAAAAGTGCCCCAAAAGCCTATTTTCTGCCTGCTTTCTTCTTCTGTTAAACAGGGATTTATCTCTTTCAGCTATTTGAAGAAAATCCTGCTCGAATTTGATTTGGCCATTCCATTTCAAATGAATGCGTCACTAGCTTTTCACTCGTCGCTATGGCAGCCATTCATATCCTATCAATTTCATCGGCTAAATGTTCTCTCTTCTCAGGCTCATCCTCCAACTCTGCCTCTTTAAATTTTTATTTTTTTTGTGAATAGCCGCGTAAAAGCGCTATTCATTTCTTAAATGATTAGTAACTAATCTATTTGAGTGAAAACCCACATCCATTGAATTGTGGAATAATAATAAATTTTTTAAGGATAATGATGAGTAGTTCAGTGAGTAATACAATAATAGAACAAACGCCTTATCAATCACCTCAAGAGGAGGTGAATGCGAATGAGTTTGTGATCGAGATGTCTTCTATCGACCAGATGACTGTCGAGGCGGCTAAAGAGCATTTTCAGGCTATTGTTCCCCATGTTAGCGATGAGGATGCTTTAAAGAGGCTTTGCGGTCTTTATCTTCCCTCCATGGAAGATCAAAACTTTCGTCGGATAGACCGGATCCGGTTGTGCTATTTGAGTACATTCAAAAAAGATGGTGAAAAGTCCCCATTTCTTGAAGAGCACATCGAGGTTTTTAAGGCTAGTCATCGAGAAGCGCGTCTGAATTTAGGTTGTTTGAAGTATGCCATTTTACCTTTTACGGTGATTTCATCTTCAAGCTTTATAGGCCTTTTGGGGACGACGAGCCTTTCAACGCTCAGAGTCGCGGCAATTTCTGGGACGGTAGGGGCAATAAGCTCTGTCGCTCTTAACATGCTTTCTTTATATATAACGGGAATTAATCCAACTCGTTCTAAAGATGCTGACAATGCCAAGCAATCGATGGTTCAAAGAGTGAAAGGGATATACGATGAATTGGCTAAAGAATTGATGGAGCTTAACCTTTCTTCTCCAGAAAGTGCAAAAGATTTGGCTAATAAAATCGAGGTTCAGTTGCTTCGGGAAGCTGGGGAGCGAGATTACTTGGATAAAAATGATCTGGAAGATATTTTTGATCTTTTTCAAGATGCCATTCTTTACATTAGAAAGGAGCGAGAGTATCCTAGGAGCCATGATCTGAGAGGATATATGTACAATAATAGTTCCGATTCAACTTCATTATAAAGCCATTGCCTTGCTTAGAGGGTGTATAAATCACATGGATTTGATTTATATACCCTCATTTCCTGGATGACGTTTCTCAATCCAAGGCAAGGCTTGTTTTATTGTTTAAAATTAAAGTAAGTGTCTATATTTTTGATGGTTGAAGGCTGACTAGCAAATGCAGCATTTATGAGAGGAAATATGTTAACCGTGATTGCAAAAATCACTGCCCGACAAGATCAAGTTCTTGCAACGAAAGAAGTCTTAGAGAATCTTGTTGCTTCCACTCTTAAAGAAGAGGGATGCCGCTCTTATGAGCTGTATGAGAGTATAGAAGAAAAAAACGTCTTTATTTTCCACGAAGAGTGGGAAAGTAAGGAGTTGTTAGATAGGCATTTAGCTAGCAAGCACATCGCGGATTTTGTAGAGAGATCGCACGAACTGCTTGCAAAGCCTGTTGAGATTGACCTCTTAAAAAAGGTGTAGAATCGCTTTTTCAAGTAGTAGCGAAGAGGTCGTGAATGATCTCTGCCGCTTTTTCTGCTCGCATTTTAAAGTTCTTTAACAAAGAGCCCTTTATCCAGATAGTCTTTGAGCCGCTGCTTAGAGCTTTCAAGCTTCTGGGGATGGGTTTCGTCATAAAGTTCGTAAATTTCATGATATGGCTGGTACGTCTGAACGCTGTGTGAGCATAAATTTAGAAGGAGATCGGCTTGATTGAGATTAGCTCCTTCTTGAGTTGTAATTGCAATCCATTCCATTGTCGAAGACTGGGTGAATACATGAGGGAGAAAATCTTCTTCCGGCTGGCGCCACAAGAGAGTGTCGATGTAATGGCCGGCTTCTGGATTAGGCACTAAAATTAATAATCGCTTTTCTTGATTTAGAGCTTCCTGCGCTTTTGTGCAGATGAATCGAATCTTGGCTTGATTGTCTTTGACTCTGTAGAAAATAATTTTTGGAATTGATTGTTTCATGGCAGGTCATTGGGTTGAATAGTTCTAAAATCGGGCATGACAGTTCCGCACGATATCACACATTTCATCGCCTCTTCAACCTTCATATCGACGAATATAAGCTCTTCCTTTCTAAACTTTAGCATGAAGCCCACTGAAGGATTGGGGGTTCCGGGCACGAAAACGGCGAATGCATCTTCTTTTTGTAGCTTTAATGAATCTTGAGCGACAAATCCAAGGCTTAAGCTGTCTGTTGAAGGATAAGGGACTAACACGACGTGGGAAAAAGAGCTGGAACTTGAGGAAAATGCACTATGCACAACGTCTTGGCATGCCTTGTAAATTTTATTGATGTAAGGGACATGTAGAAGGAGGGTATTGCCTAGCTTAAGGCAGTAATCAATCAAAAACAGCTGCCCGACTAAACCGACGAATGAAATGAAAAGGGTTAAGGTAACCAAGATAACAAGCTTGCTCGCAAATGTTGTAAAAATATTATCTTGCGAGGGCAAGGAGAGGCTCAATTTAGCGAGCATTCCTTGAGCTGCATCCAAAAATGGGGTAGTAAGAAAATTAACTAAAAAGCCCACAATGATGCAAGTCAAGGCAATAGGCAATAAGATAGCAATACCTGTCGAAAAATTTTTCCTCATGATGCCTCACAGCTTTCTTGAGAAATCAAAGGAGAGAATATTTTCTCTGCTTGAGGGGCGGGCCCTTTTTGGATGGGATTAAAAGACGGTGCGATCATTCCGCACGAAATGATGTATTTAAAAGCCTCTTCGACCTTCATATCTAAATAGACCAGGTCTTCTTGGCGGTAGATGACAAGGAAGCCCGATGTGGGATTGGGAGTGGTTGGAACGAATACGGTGACGGCACTGGCAAAGGGAGTTTCCTGTAAGCCTGGCAATCCTTCGCGGGTAATAAAGCCTATTGAATAAGTCGCAGCATTGGGGAAGCGAACTAAGACAACCTGTTTGAAGGAGTTAGTGTTTGAAT
Coding sequences within it:
- a CDS encoding putative quinol monooxygenase → MRGNMLTVIAKITARQDQVLATKEVLENLVASTLKEEGCRSYELYESIEEKNVFIFHEEWESKELLDRHLASKHIADFVERSHELLAKPVEIDLLKKV
- a CDS encoding DNA polymerase III subunit chi, with protein sequence MKQSIPKIIFYRVKDNQAKIRFICTKAQEALNQEKRLLILVPNPEAGHYIDTLLWRQPEEDFLPHVFTQSSTMEWIAITTQEGANLNQADLLLNLCSHSVQTYQPYHEIYELYDETHPQKLESSKQRLKDYLDKGLFVKEL
- a CDS encoding DUF502 domain-containing protein; this encodes MRKNFSTGIAILLPIALTCIIVGFLVNFLTTPFLDAAQGMLAKLSLSLPSQDNIFTTFASKLVILVTLTLFISFVGLVGQLFLIDYCLKLGNTLLLHVPYINKIYKACQDVVHSAFSSSSSSFSHVVLVPYPSTDSLSLGFVAQDSLKLQKEDAFAVFVPGTPNPSVGFMLKFRKEELIFVDMKVEEAMKCVISCGTVMPDFRTIQPNDLP